DNA from Streptomyces sp. Edi4:
ACCTGCCGTGGTCGCGCGGCATACGGGAGGAGAAGGTGGAATTCCAGGGCGAGACATGGCAGTTGGAGGAGCTGCTGCGCCGGCGCCGGGAGGACTTCGTCGTCAAGCGTTCCGACGGCGACCAGAACTTCGACGTGCACATCGGCTCGAGGACCGAACCCGCCGCCTGGGAGCACGTGATCACCAGGGCGAAGGCGGCCGGCACCTGGATAGCGCAGGAGGCCGTCCACAGCACCAGGATCCGCGCGGACGTCCTGGACCGCGACCGGGACAGCTACCTCGGCATCAGCACGGGCGCGGTGTTCGGACCGCTGTTCATGGGCGGTCGCATGACGGGATGCGGGGTGCGCTACGACGTCCCCGCCCCGGGCGGGGCCGAACCGGGGGCGGCGGCGTCGAGCATCCTGGGATCGGTCGGCTGGTACGAGGACTGAGCGCCCCGGCACATGGCGGTCCGGACGGCCCGGGTCAGCGGGCCGCCCGGTGGTCGTCCTTGCGTACCAGCGCCATCAGTTGGACGCGCGAGCGCACCTGCAACTTGCGGTAGATCCGGGTGAGGACCGCCTCCACGGTCTTGACGCTGATGTACAGGGCGGCCGCGATGTCACGGTTGGCGAGCCCTTCGACGACGAGCTCGGTGATGCGCCGCTCGGCGTCGGTGAGCCCGGCCTGCCAGGCCTGCGCCCGGGCGGCCTCGGACCGCGGCGGCCCCCACAGCGGCGCGCCCGCCCCGCGGAACACCGCCTCGGCCGCGGCCTGGAGTTCCCTGGCGCGGGCGGGGCGTCTGCGGCGCTGCTCGACCGACGCGTGGGCGAGCAGCACCCGCCCGCGCTGCAACGGATGCCCCAGCGCCTCGAAGGCGCGCCGGGCTTCGTCCAGCAGTTCCTCGGCCCGGTCGAAGTCGCCCGCCGCCGTGTGGCACAGGGCCTCCGCGCGGGCGAGCGAGGCAAGGACGCCACGGCGTCGCAGGTCCTCGGCCCGGCGCCGGGCCGATGCGACCGTCCGCAGCGCGGCCGGGAGGTCACCGGCGGCGAGCAGCGCCTCGGCGAGGTCGGCGTCGTAGCGGATCTCCGCCGGATCGCGCATGCCCAACTCCCGCGCCAGGTCACGGACGCCGAGCAGATCGGCAAGCGCTCCGCCGGTGTCGCGCAGCAGCAGCCGGGTCGCACCGGACAGATGCAGACAGTGCGCGGCAAGGACCGTGTCGGCTTCCTCACGTGAGGCCGTGAGGCCGAGATCGGCGCACGCCAGGGCCTCTTCCAGGCTGCCGCCGGCGAGTTCGGCGAGCGCGGCCGCATGCCAGGCGGGCCCGGGGGATGCCCCGAGATCACGGGTGAGGGCGAGCAGGTGGCCCGCCTCCTCGCGGGCGGCGGCGCCCTCACCGCGCAGGGCGTGGACGCGGACGGAGCCGGCCAGCAGCCGAAGCCGGTCGGCGCGACAGGGGGCCGGAGCCTCATCGAGGAGCCGGGCGGCCTCGTCGACCCGGTCGTCGAGGAGGGCGAAGGCGACAGCGGTACGGCGTGGTGTCCCCGGGGCGGGGCCCGCGCCGTGGCCGTGACCCGCCGCCAGCGCCCGCCCGAGCAGCGCGCCGTGGCCGGCCGATCCCGAGCCCTGCTCGATCAGCGCCGTCAGGGCCAGGGCGGCGGCACGGGTCGCGGCGTCACCGGCGCGTCCCGCCCACTCCTCGGCGGACCAGGCGTGGCCAAGGGCCTCGGGGTGGCAGCCCCGGCTCAGCCGCAGGCCACGGGCCAGCCGCAGATGGGTCGCCGCGATCAGACCCGGATCGTCGGCGGCCGTGGCCTCGGCCAGGGCCTGGGCCGCCAGGTGTTCGACCAGTGCGGCCCCCCGTCCGGCGGCGTCCACCACGGCGAGCCGGGCCCGGGCGCGGGCCTCGGGTGCGGCCCGGCCGCGCTCCAGTTGGTCGAGCGCCGCGCGGGCCAGGTCGAAGCGGCCCGCCGCCTCGGCGTCCTGGGCGGCGGCGACCAGCAGGCGGTGCTGGTCGCCGCCGGGCCTCGCGCCCGCGAGGAGGCCGAACTCGGCGGCCCTGGCGTGGTCGGCGCCGGCCCGCGCCTCTGCGGCGGCGCCGAGGAGCGCCGGGACCAGATACGCGGGCAGCCCGGCCGGGGCCAGCGCGGAGGCCTGGTGCCAGACCCGGTCCTCATCGGCGGAGGAGGCGGTGGCGAGGGCGAGATGGGCCTGGCTCACCGCCTCGCCGCTGGCCTCGGCGATGATGCCCTCACGGACGACCGGGGCGGGAAAGCGCACGGTGGCGCCCACTTGGATCAGACCCGCGGCCTCGGCGTCCGCCAGGGCCGTGTCGGCGCACGGGCCGCCCGCGCGCCGGACGGTGTCGAGCGAGGGGTCGGCGGCCAGCGCGGCGAGCAGCAGCACCCAGTGCACCGGCGCCGCGAGCCCGGAGAGCCAGGCGCGCAGTGCCTTGCGGGCATAGGGGGCGAGCGGCTGGACGTCGAGCACCGCCGGCGTCCCGGCGCGGGCGAGCCCGGCGGCGATCTCCGAGACGAGCCGGGGGTTGCCGCCCGTCGCCGTGTGGATGCGCGCGGCGGTGCGCAGCGGGATCCCGAAGGACCGTACGACGGCGGCCGACTCCTGCGGTCTGAGCGTGGGCACCGTTATCTCCACGGCGTCGCCGCCCAGGACGTCGTGCGCGGGCGGCCCGCCGGGCCGCAGGGCGGCGAGCAACGACACGCTGCCCCGGCTGCGGCGTGCCGCGTAACCGAAGACGCCCAGGCTGTCCCGCCCCCACCAGTGCACGTCGTCGACGGTGAGCAACAGCCGGGCCCTGCGCCCCCAGGCCTGCAGGCAGGACAGGACCGTGACGCGCAGGACCGCGGGATCGGGCTCGGGACCGGTGACCCGCCGCAGGACCCAGTCGATCGTCGACCGCTGCACGTCGGAGAGTTCACGGCTGACGTCGTCCGGGCAGACGGTGAACAGATCCATGAAGGGCACATACGGCAGATGGGTGTCGCCGGGCGCCGAACTGAGCCTGACCACCGGGTCCCCCGAGGTCTCCCACACGGTGCACACCGCGTCGAGGACCGCGGACTTGCCGAACCCGGTGGGTCCGACCACCGCCACCGCACCGGCCTGCCGCAGCTGTCCGCAGACCTGGTCGACCAGGGGGCGGGGGGCTCTCACCGCGACGCGCCCATCCACGCCTCGACGTCGTCGGCGGCGCGTGGCAGGCCCGACGAAAGACACTCCGCGCCGTCGGCCGTGATGAGGAAGTCGTCCTCGATGCGCACGCCGATGCCCCGCAGCTCCTGAGGGACCGTCAAGTCGTCGGGCTGGAAGTACAGTCCGGGCTCGACGGTGAGCACATGGCCCTCGCGGAGCACGCCCCGGGCGTAGGTCTCGCTGCGGGCCGAGGCGCAGTCGTGGCAGTCGAGACCGAGCATGTGACCGGTGCCGCAGACGGTGTACCTGCGGTACAGGGCCGACTCGTGCGCGACCACGTCGCCGCCGGGCCGCAGGCCCCAGGCGTCAAGGCCCTCGGCGATGACCCGCGTCGCCGCGTCGTGGAACGCGCCGTAGGGCGCGCCGGGCCGAAGAGCGGCGATGCCCGCGGACTGCGCGGCGAACACCAGCTCGTACACCCGGCGTTGAGCGTCGGTGAAGCGGCCGCCGACCGGCAGCGTCCGGGTCACGTCCCCGGTGTAGAACGTGTCGGCCTCGGCGCCCGCGTCGAGGAGCAGCAGATCGCCCTCGCGCACCGGACCGTCGTTGTGCATCCAGTGCAGGACGCACGCATGGTTACCGGCCGCCGCGATCGTCTCGAATCCCAGGCCATAACCTTCCAGCCGCGCCCGCCGGTTGAAGGTGCCCTCGATCCAGCGCTCGCCCCGCTCCAGGCGGGTGGCGTACGGCAGTTCGGCGGCGACGTCGTGGAAGCCGGCCAGCGTGTTCCCCACCGCCGTACGCAGCTGCTCGATCTCCCACTCGTCCTTGACCAGGCGCGACTCGGCCAGAAAGGCGAGCAGTTCGGCGTCGCCGGGCGCGGACGGCGTCACCAGGGCGTCGACGACCGCGTCCTCGCCCCGCACGGCCCGGGTCGGCACGCCGCCGGCGAGTGCCCGCTCCAAGTCGTCGCGGGAGCGCGTCTCGATGCCGAGGTCACCGGCGGTCTCGGCGAGCGTCCGGCGCCTGCCGACCCAGAACTCGCCGTGCCGGCGGTCGCTGTAGAACTCCGCGCCGCGCGGCCCGGCGTCACGGGGCGAGCGCGGCCGGGTGAACAGCGTGACCTCGTGCCCCTGCCCGGTCGGCTCGAAGACCAGCACGCTGTCCGGCACCGCTCGCGTGCCCAGCTCGGCGGTGAGATGGATGTACGCGGAGTGCGGCCGGAAGGCGTAGTCGAAGTCGTTGCTGCGGGTCTTGAGGCCACCGGACGGAACGACGATCCGCTCGCCGGGGAACCGCTCGGACACCGCGGCCCGCCGCTTGGCCGCCCACGCGGCTCCCGACCCGGGCCTCGCGGGCCGGCTCGTGTCGGCCCAGCCGTGCCGGAAGACCTCCGCCACCGCGTCCGGTACTTGATGATCGTGGCTGCGCAACCCGCGCGAACCGTCCTGCTGTTCCATCACTCGCGTCCCCTCGTGTGGTGATCCGTTCTCGCCGGAGGACCCCGTGGTCCTGGCCGTGGCCGGCCGCACGCCGTTGTGCGGCCGGCCACGGCGGTCGCCGTCAGCCCCGCAGCCGGGCCATCCAGGCCTCCACCTCGTCGGCGGCCCGGGGGAGGTCGGCCGACAGGTTCTCGTTGCCGTCCTCGGTGACCAGGATGTCGTCCTCGATCCGGATGCCGATGCCCCGGAACTCCTCCGGGACGGTCAGGTCGTCCGACTGGAAGTACAGCCCGGGCTCGACGGTCAGCACCATGCCCGCGGCGAGGGTGCCCTCGACGTACAGCTCGGTACGGGCCTTGGCGCAGTCGTGGACGTCGAGGCCGATCATGTGCCCGGTGCCGGCGAGGGTCCAGCGCCGGAAGAGCCCGAGCTCGTACGCCTCGTCCACCGAGCGGCTGCCGAACAGGCCCCAGGAGGCGAGGTGTTCGGTCAGCACCCGCTGGGCGGCGTGGTGGAAGTCCCGGTACTTGGCGCCCGGCTTGACGGCGGCGATGCCGGCCGACTGCGCCGCGTACACCGCGTCGTACACCTTGCGCTGCGCGGGAGTGAAGCGGCCGTCGACGGGCAGGGTGCGGGTGACGTCGGCGGTGTAGAGATTGCGGCTCTCCACGCCGGCGTCCAGCAGCAGCAGGTCGCCGGGGCGGGCCTCGCCGTCGTTGCGCACCCAGTGCAGGGTCGTTGCGTGCGGGCCGGCGGCGCAGACCGAGGCGTACCCCACGTCATTGCCCTCGATCCGCGCGCGCATCCAGAACGTGCCCTCGATGGCCCGCTCCAGGGTCGGCCGGTCCGTGCCGAGGATGCCCACGACGTCCTCGAAACCGCGCGCGGTGGCCTGGACGGCGTGACGCAGGTCGGCGATCTCGAACTCGTCCTTGACCAGGCGCATTTCGGAGAGCGCGATCCGGAACTCGATGTCCCGCTCGGCGGTGACCTTGTCGCTCAGTGTGGCGTCGACGGCCGCGTCGTACCCGCGCAGCAGCCGGATCGGTCCACGCGCCTCGGCCAGCCGGCCGGTCAGGGTGCGGACATCACGGCAGGGCAGGCCTAGCAGGCGCTCGTTCTCGCTGAGGCTGTTGCGCCGGCCGTCCCAGAGCTCGCCGTGGTAGTCGAGCCAGAACTCGCCGGACTCGCGGTCGGAGCGGGGCAGCACGTAGGCGACGGCCTGGTGCCCGCCGCTCTCGCCCGGCTCGAGAACCAGGACGGCGTCCTGCGACTGATCACCCGTCAGGTACACGTAGTCCGACGACGGCCGGAAAGGGTAGTCCGTGTCGTTGGAGCGCACCTTGGGGTTGCCGGCGGGGATCACCAGGAGCTCACCGGGGAACTGGGCGGACAGCGCCGCCCGGCGGCGCGCGGTGTGCGGCGCCTGCGCGATGGGCTGGAGGTCGCGGCGTTCGGTGTCCGCCCAGCCCTGCCTCATGTTCTCGGTGAGCTCGGTGCTCACGCCCCCGTACAGGCCGTTCTTGCGCGTCTTGTTCTCGTCTGTCTCATCCGTCACAACAGCCTCCTGAGGCGAATGCGTCACTCAAGTCCTCCTCGACCGCCGACAGTCGGCGCCCCGAGGGGACTCGACGGCCGGAGAAATCTCTGGGCGTGGTCATCGGCAAAAAACTCCGGGCCTGGTCATCGGCGCAGGTGAGCACAGCTCATCACGGACCGCGTGGTGCCGCCGGAACCCCCAACTCCGCGACCGGACCGGCTCCTTGTCGCGAACCGCACTCTCGCAGAACCTCCCCGCCCCCACTTCGTACAGATGTATGAAAGGTCGGTGGCGCTTTTTCGTCATCTGTCGATGGGCGGAACGCCGACAGCGCCACCGGGATGTGCCTCCGTCACGTTCGGATCATGCTCGCGGGAGGGCCGGCGCGGGTGGACGCGGGCGCGCTTGGCGCAGTCGCGAAGGGCGCTGTCCGAGGGGGATGGGGGTGGGGAGCCGTCCCGAGTGGCCACGGGCGCGCGTGTGGTCGGCGCGCCCGGCCTGGGCGCCCCGCCGAGGCCCACATGACCAAGGCAGGCCACATGACAGAGGCAGACCACATGACAAAGGCAGGGAGACACTTCTCCCCGCCTGTCTCAAGATATAGCGCACCGGGGGGCTTGCCACAAGGCCCAGGGGGGAGCGCAGAATCGGCGCCCGACACCAGCCGAAAGGGCCGGGCGGCCAGGACGCGACCGTCCGCCGCACATCGACGGAGCACCACGCCTCGGAGGCAACGCAGTGACTGAGCAGTACGTGCTGGATCTTCAGGAGGCCGACGGGACGCCGCTCGCGCTCGTCGGCGGCAAGGCCGGGCACCTGGGCGCCCTCGCGCGGATCGAGGGGGTGGAGGTGCCGGACGGCTTCTGCGTGACGACCGAGGCCTTCGCCAGGGTCGTGGCCCGACAGCCATCGGTCGGCCAACTCCTCCAGCGGCTGGCCCGCGTGGAACCGGAGGACCGGGACGCCGTCCGTACGCTCAGCGCACAGCTGCGCCGGACCATCGAAGAGATCCCCCTTCCAGGCGACCTCGCCGCCGAGATCACCGACGCGCTCACCCGGCACGGCGAGCGGGACGCGTACGCCGTGCGGTCCAGCGCGACGGCTGAGGACCTGCCGACCGCCTCCTTCGCCGGTCAGCAGGACACGTACCTCAACATCGTGGGGCCGGCGGAGATCCTGCGGCACATCAGCCGGTGCTGGGCCTCGCTGTTCACGGAGCGGGCCGTGACCTACCGGGAGCGCAACGGCATCGACCACCGCGCGGTGCGCATGGCCGTGGTCGTGCAGCGGATGGCCGAGCCGCGGGCTTCGGGCGTGATGTTCACGGCCGACCCCGTCACGGGCAACCGCGCGATCGCCACCGTGGACGCCGGGTTCGGCCTTGGTGAGGCCCTGGTCTCCGGCCTGGTGAATCCGGACGTCTTCAAGGTGCGCGACGGCCAGGTCCTCGCCAGGACGATCGCCGCGAAGGCGTGCGCCGTCGACGCCGTGCCCGGCGGCGGTACGCGTGAGGTGGCCATCGACGCGGGGCGTCAGGAGGAGCCGGCGCTGACGGACGCGCAGGCCGTACGGCTGGTGGAACTCGGACGACGCATCGAGGCGCACTTCGGCCGCCCGCAGGACGTCGAATGGTGCCTGGTCGGCGACACCTTCCACATCGTGCAGAGCCGCCCGATCACGACGCTGTTCCCGGTCCCGGACAGCGGGGACGAGGAGAACCACGTCTATCTCTCCGTCGGCCACCAGCAGATGATGACCGACGCCATCAAGCCACTGGGGCTCTCGGTGTGGCAGCTGACGGCCATGGCGCCGATGCCCGAGGCCGGCGGGAGGCTGTTCGTCGACGCCACCCGGCGGCTTGCCTCGCCCACGAGCCGCGCGGGCCTGCTCGACCTCATCGGGCGCGGCGATCCGCTGACCAGGGACGCGCTGGAAACCGTCCTCGCCCGCGACGGGTTCCTTCCGTCGCTTCCCGACGCGCGGCCCGCCGGTCCGGCGCCCGGCGGCGCGCCCGCCGCCCCGATCGAGACCGACCCGGCCATTGTCACCGGACTGATCGAACGCAACCGTGCCGCCGTCGCCGCCCTCAAGCGCGACATCGAGACGAAGAGCGGACCGGCGCTCTTCGACTTCCTGCTCGACGCGTTCGCCACGCACAAGCGCGAGCTCGGTGATCCGCTGAGCATGCGGGCGATCATGGCCGGCATGGAGGCTACCTGGTGGCTCA
Protein-coding regions in this window:
- a CDS encoding LuxR family transcriptional regulator; this encodes MRAPRPLVDQVCGQLRQAGAVAVVGPTGFGKSAVLDAVCTVWETSGDPVVRLSSAPGDTHLPYVPFMDLFTVCPDDVSRELSDVQRSTIDWVLRRVTGPEPDPAVLRVTVLSCLQAWGRRARLLLTVDDVHWWGRDSLGVFGYAARRSRGSVSLLAALRPGGPPAHDVLGGDAVEITVPTLRPQESAAVVRSFGIPLRTAARIHTATGGNPRLVSEIAAGLARAGTPAVLDVQPLAPYARKALRAWLSGLAAPVHWVLLLAALAADPSLDTVRRAGGPCADTALADAEAAGLIQVGATVRFPAPVVREGIIAEASGEAVSQAHLALATASSADEDRVWHQASALAPAGLPAYLVPALLGAAAEARAGADHARAAEFGLLAGARPGGDQHRLLVAAAQDAEAAGRFDLARAALDQLERGRAAPEARARARLAVVDAAGRGAALVEHLAAQALAEATAADDPGLIAATHLRLARGLRLSRGCHPEALGHAWSAEEWAGRAGDAATRAAALALTALIEQGSGSAGHGALLGRALAAGHGHGAGPAPGTPRRTAVAFALLDDRVDEAARLLDEAPAPCRADRLRLLAGSVRVHALRGEGAAAREEAGHLLALTRDLGASPGPAWHAAALAELAGGSLEEALACADLGLTASREEADTVLAAHCLHLSGATRLLLRDTGGALADLLGVRDLARELGMRDPAEIRYDADLAEALLAAGDLPAALRTVASARRRAEDLRRRGVLASLARAEALCHTAAGDFDRAEELLDEARRAFEALGHPLQRGRVLLAHASVEQRRRRPARARELQAAAEAVFRGAGAPLWGPPRSEAARAQAWQAGLTDAERRITELVVEGLANRDIAAALYISVKTVEAVLTRIYRKLQVRSRVQLMALVRKDDHRAAR
- a CDS encoding aminopeptidase P family protein, with translation MEQQDGSRGLRSHDHQVPDAVAEVFRHGWADTSRPARPGSGAAWAAKRRAAVSERFPGERIVVPSGGLKTRSNDFDYAFRPHSAYIHLTAELGTRAVPDSVLVFEPTGQGHEVTLFTRPRSPRDAGPRGAEFYSDRRHGEFWVGRRRTLAETAGDLGIETRSRDDLERALAGGVPTRAVRGEDAVVDALVTPSAPGDAELLAFLAESRLVKDEWEIEQLRTAVGNTLAGFHDVAAELPYATRLERGERWIEGTFNRRARLEGYGLGFETIAAAGNHACVLHWMHNDGPVREGDLLLLDAGAEADTFYTGDVTRTLPVGGRFTDAQRRVYELVFAAQSAGIAALRPGAPYGAFHDAATRVIAEGLDAWGLRPGGDVVAHESALYRRYTVCGTGHMLGLDCHDCASARSETYARGVLREGHVLTVEPGLYFQPDDLTVPQELRGIGVRIEDDFLITADGAECLSSGLPRAADDVEAWMGASR
- a CDS encoding aminopeptidase P family protein; the encoded protein is MTDETDENKTRKNGLYGGVSTELTENMRQGWADTERRDLQPIAQAPHTARRRAALSAQFPGELLVIPAGNPKVRSNDTDYPFRPSSDYVYLTGDQSQDAVLVLEPGESGGHQAVAYVLPRSDRESGEFWLDYHGELWDGRRNSLSENERLLGLPCRDVRTLTGRLAEARGPIRLLRGYDAAVDATLSDKVTAERDIEFRIALSEMRLVKDEFEIADLRHAVQATARGFEDVVGILGTDRPTLERAIEGTFWMRARIEGNDVGYASVCAAGPHATTLHWVRNDGEARPGDLLLLDAGVESRNLYTADVTRTLPVDGRFTPAQRKVYDAVYAAQSAGIAAVKPGAKYRDFHHAAQRVLTEHLASWGLFGSRSVDEAYELGLFRRWTLAGTGHMIGLDVHDCAKARTELYVEGTLAAGMVLTVEPGLYFQSDDLTVPEEFRGIGIRIEDDILVTEDGNENLSADLPRAADEVEAWMARLRG
- the rph gene encoding rifamycin-inactivating phosphotransferase, giving the protein MTEQYVLDLQEADGTPLALVGGKAGHLGALARIEGVEVPDGFCVTTEAFARVVARQPSVGQLLQRLARVEPEDRDAVRTLSAQLRRTIEEIPLPGDLAAEITDALTRHGERDAYAVRSSATAEDLPTASFAGQQDTYLNIVGPAEILRHISRCWASLFTERAVTYRERNGIDHRAVRMAVVVQRMAEPRASGVMFTADPVTGNRAIATVDAGFGLGEALVSGLVNPDVFKVRDGQVLARTIAAKACAVDAVPGGGTREVAIDAGRQEEPALTDAQAVRLVELGRRIEAHFGRPQDVEWCLVGDTFHIVQSRPITTLFPVPDSGDEENHVYLSVGHQQMMTDAIKPLGLSVWQLTAMAPMPEAGGRLFVDATRRLASPTSRAGLLDLIGRGDPLTRDALETVLARDGFLPSLPDARPAGPAPGGAPAAPIETDPAIVTGLIERNRAAVAALKRDIETKSGPALFDFLLDAFATHKRELGDPLSMRAIMAGMEATWWLNDKLLEWLGEKNAADTLILSAPDNVTSEMGLALLDVADAIRPYPEVVAYLGGVGDVAGNGFLEELGKLTGGAEARAAIESYLDRYGMRCVGEIDITRPRWSERPSTLVPVILDNVRNFQPGAAQRRFEQGRQKALAKEQDVLARLRALPDGDDKAAETERVIRRVRTFTGYREYPKYGIISRYFVYKQALLKEAGRLVRAGVLDEEEDIFYLRFEELRDVARSGRVDGRLLQERREAFRSYQALTPPRVLTSEGEALNGAYRRDDVPPGALSGIPVSAGTVEGRARVVLDMAHADLEAGDILVTTFTDPSWSPLFVAIAGLVTEVGGVMTHGAVIAREYGLPAVVGVEGATRRIRDGQRIRVHGTDGYVEILA